Sequence from the Thermincola ferriacetica genome:
CTCCAAAACGTAATCTATCTGTTCCTCCGTATTATCTTTCCCAAGGGTCATCCGTACCGACCCATGAGCTATTTCATGGGGCAGTCCTATGGCCAGCAAGACATGCGAAGGGTCAAGAGAACCGGAAGTGCAGGCCGAACCACTGGAAGCGGCTATTCCTTTCATATCCAGGCTTAAAAGCAGAGATTCGCCTTCAACAAATTCAAAACTCATATTAACATTGTTCGGCAAACGTTTGGTCGGGTGGCCGTTGAGCCTGACGTGCTCTACCCGCTCCATAATGCCTTTGATGAGCTTGTCTCGCAGTCTGGTCTGGTAAGGGATCTGCTCATCCAGGGAATTTACGGCTTTTTCCATAGCCAGGGCAAACCCGACAATCCCCGGAACATTTACTGTGCCCGGGCGCTTGTTACGCTCCTGGGAACCGCCAAAGGTAATCGGTAAAACCCTGGCGCCTTTGCGCATATACAAACAGCCAACCCCCTTGGGTCCATAGAACTTGTGGGCAGAGACGGAAAGCATATCCAAATTTAATTCATCAACATTAACGGGTATTTTACCTACTGTCTGTACGGTATCGGAGTGAAACAATATTCCCCTTTCCCTGGCTAACGCCCCGATTTCCTTAATAGGTTGAATGGTACCGATTTCATTATTGGCATGCATGATAGTAATCAAAATTGTCTCATCGGTGATGGCCTTTTCCACGTCAGCGACATTTACCAACCCGTGTTCATCCACGGGAATATAGGTTACCTTAAATCCTTCTTTTTCCAGTGATTTGCAGGTATCCAATACGGCGTGATGTTCTATGGTTGAAGTTATGATATGGTTACCCTTTTTCCTGTTGGCATAGGCCGCGCCTCTGATAGCCAAGTTGTCAGCTTCCGTACCGCCGCTGGTAAATATTATCTCGCTGGGTTCGGCCCCAATACACCTAGCAACTCGTTCCCGGGCATCTTCCAGGTGTTTCTTTGCTTCCCGCCCAAAGGAATGGACGCTCGCCGGGTTGCCAAAATGATTAACCATAAAATCACACATCACTTTGGCCACTTCGGGGTCAGTTTGTGTTGTTGCACTGTGGTCAAGGTAAATCTTTTCCAACGTAGTCAACTCCTCCTATAATATTGGGTCTCATACTTTAAATATAATACATGTAACCCTGAGCCATTTGGGCTTCTTCTGCATCCTTTAGCATATCTGCCAATGTGATTGAATCCAACACTTCCTCAATACTTTTTTTTACCTTTTCCCAAACACTTTTCGTCACACAAAAATCAAATTTCAGGCAGTGTTCCGGGTCATCCTGGCTAACACACTCCACAGGAGCTATAGGTCCTTCCAAAACCCTGATTATGTCTCCAACTTTAATATCTCTGGGCTCCCTGGCCAAAATGTAGCCGCCCTGCGCACCCCTTACACTTTTTACCAAACCGGCCTTACGTAAAACGGCAATCAACTGCTCCAAATAAGGCTCCGAAAGCCCCTGTCTTTCGGCAATGCTTTTCAGGGAAACGGGGCCTTCACCGAAATGTTGCGCCAGGTCAAACATTGCTTGCACCCCATAGTGCCCTTTAGTAGAAACTTTCAAGGCCTCTCCCCCTTTTAATCGTTTAATTCCTAGTGTTGCACTCGGTTATGGTTTTAGCAATATATTAGCATACAGTTATTTTCTGGTCAAGAAAAATTCCAACTAAAATACTAAGATTTTTTATAATTGTTCAATCTTATTTTGGTCATCTACGCTTTTTCTTATCCAAAGACATCGTCAAGATGTCTCATGCTGTTGACAGTCGTTAGGATAAATCTGGGGAGGTTAAATGTTGTCCAAAACCATTTAACCTCCCCTGTTTCTACAAACTTCTTTGCCATTAATCGGCGGAGATCAGCAAAATGCCTTTAACTTTGTTTATAAATGCCGTCCAGCCGTTCGTCACCGGAACCCTTTCTGACAAAGGTTTTACAACAGGTCTCCATACAATTGCCCGTTGGCGTCTGGTCCAAATTTACGGCCTGGGTGGCATCAACCCTGTCTGGCGTTGCAGCAGCAAAGGCATCGGAAACCACCACTATCTCACTGGCATCGCACTTGTTCCCTGAAGCCCAGTAATGGCAAGTATTCACAGTACAGTGAATATGCTGTTGTTGTGGCATCTGTCATCACCTCCTGAAAAGTAGGTTACCCCTTTTCAGGGTGAGTGATGCCTCCTTTTAATCTCCAAAGCCTTCCTTTTATTTCTACCTCCAGCCCCTGGTCTGACGGATGGTAATATTGCCTGCCCACCAGGTTATCGGGCATGTACTGCTGGTCAACATAATGTCCGGGATAATCATGAGGATACAAATATCCCTTGTGCCCCAATTCCCTGGCGCCTTTATAATGGGTATCCCTTAAGTGCGGCGGCACCTCCCCGGCCCGTTCTTTTTCCGCATCAGCCAAAGCTTTGTCAACGGCGCATATAACGCTGTTGGACTTGGGGGCGGTAGCCAGGTAGATGATACACTGGGCTATCGGAATCCTTGCTTCCGGCATACCCACAGTTTCCAAAGCATTCCAGGCCGCATGAGCCATCAGCATAGCCTGCGGATCGGCCATGCCGATATCCTCCGAGGCATGTACAATCAGCCTGCGCACAATAAAACGCTGGTCTTCGCCGGCATGAGTCATCCTGGCATACCAGTACAAAGCGGCATCGGGGTCAGAACCCCGGATACTTTTGATAAAAGCCGAAATAACATCGTAATGATAATCGCCCGATTTATCATAAAGTACCGCCCGTTTCTGGATAGATTCTTCCGCCACTTCCAGAGTAATTTTGCGCACGCCCTTTTCATCGGGAGCCGTAGTCAATACGGCCAGTTCCAGGGCATTTAATGCTGTCCGCGCATCACCGGAGGAAATGTCTACCAAGTGTTCCAGGGCTTCTTCCGTCAGATCAACTTTGTAATTGCCTAAACCTGCTTCTTTATCCTGCAAGGCTCGCCAAAGCAATTTACGAATATCATCATTGGACAGGCTTTCAAATTTAAATATCCTGGAGCGGGAACGCAGAGGCGCGTTAACTTCAAAGTAAGGGTTTTCTGTAGTGGCACCTATCAAAATAATAGTCCCGTCCTCCACATAAGGGAGCAAAGCATCCTGCTGTGATTTATTGAAACGGTGTATCTCATCAATAAAAAGGATAGTTCTTTGACCGTACATGCCCAATCGTTCTTTGGCATTTTGAATAACTTCCCTTAATTCGGCTACGCCGGAAGTTACGGCATTTACCTGGACAAAAAAGGCCTTGGTTGTATTGGCAATGACTTTCGCCAGCGTAGTTTTTCCCGTTCCCGGCGGCCCGTAAAAAATCACCGAACTCAACTGGTCCGCCTCGATTGCTCGGCGCAAAAGCTTGCCGGGACCAACTATCTGTTCCTGTCCCACAAACTCATCCAAAGTACGGGGCCGCATACGCACGGCCAAAGGGGCTTCTTTTTTTAACTGATTCTGCCGGTTTAATTCGAAAAGGTCCATCTGTATCACCACTGTCAGTATTATTTGTCCCTTAATTTTTAAGTATCTACTTTTTTCGCTGCCGCAAACCAAAACCCTGCTAAATTTTTCATGGTCTAAATCATGCAATTTGGAAGGATTTACAATTTAAATGCAGAAATGTCAAAATATATAGACATATTACAATTAACTACCGGCCTATGAGGAGGTGACAAATTTATAAGGCCGCCACTTTTGTCTATTGCCAAAATCAATTGAGGGAAGGGATCTTTCTTGGACGGAAATTTAATTCAGGCTCTACCGGGGCCGCATAACCTGGACAACTATGAAAAAGTATACAAAAACTTTGACTTTGCCTCCGTGGAAAAAGAATTCAGTTGGTTTGAAACGGGGCGCATTAACATAGCATACGAGGCTCTTGACCGCAATGTGACGGAAAAAGGATTGGCAGACAAAACAGCCCTTTACTATACCAACGGGCCGCGCGTAGAAGAATATACTTTCGGCCAACTAAAAAAATTATCAGATAAATTTGCCAATGTCTTAAAAAAATTTGGCGTAAAAAAAGGTGACCGGGTAGGTATGTTCCTACCCCGGAGCCCCGAGCTTTACATCAGTTTTCTGGGCATTTTGAAAATCGGCGCCATTGTGGTTCCCCTGTTTGAAGCCTTTATGGAAGAAGCATTAAAAGACAGACTCGGCGATTGCGAAGCTGTCGCTGTAGTAACTTCACCGGACCTGAAAAGCCGCCTGCCTTTACAACACCTGCCGGCCTTAAAACATGTCTTTGTAGTTGACAATGAAAAAGGCGGCAATGTCAGCGCCACTGAGATCGACTGGCATCAGGAAATGCAGGCAGCGCCTGATACAGAAGCTATGGTCTGGGTGGACAGGGAAACGCCCATGCTGGTCATGTATGCTTCAGGAGCTGACGGCAAAGCCAAAGGCGTCATTCACGTCCATAATGGTATGGTCGGCCACTACATAACCGGCAAATGGGTGCATGACCTGCAACCGGACGATGTTTACTGGTGTACCGCCGACCCCGGCTGGATAACGGGGATAGTTTACGGTTTCTTAACCCCCTGGATGTTTGGCCTACCCATCGTTATAAAAGGCGGGCGGTTTAAAGCCGAAGACTGGTGCGAAACCCTGGAAAAGTACGGCGTCACCGTTTGGTACAGCGCGCCTACCGCTTTCCGTATGATCATCTCCGGCGGAGACAAACTACTGGAAAAATACGATCTCTCCAAACTGCGGCACATTTTAAGTGTTGGTGAGCCATTGACTCCGGAAGTTATGGAATGGAGCATGGCCAAACTGGGCATCCCCATTTACGATACCTGGTGGATGAGCGAAACAGGCATGAACATGATCTGCAACTACCGCTGCCTGCCCATTAAACTGGGTTCCATAGGTAAGCCATTTCCGGGCATAACCGCCGCCATTGTCGACGATGATGGCAACGAATTGCCACCAAACAAAATCGGCAACCTGGCCCTTAAGGCCGGCTGGCCTTCTATGTTGCGGGGCATCTGGGGCAGTGAGGAAAAATACAAAGAATATTTTAAGTTTCAGCCCTGGTTCATTTCCGGCGATTCCGCTTACAGGGACGAAGACGGCTACTTCTTTTTCCAGGGGCGGGTGGACGGCGTCATCAACACCGCCGGTGAACGGGTGGGCCCGTGGGAAGTGGAAAACAAACTTCGCGAACACCCGGCCGTGAAAGATGCCGGCGTGGCAGGCAAACCCGACGCCCTGCGGGGAGAAATTGTCAAGGCTTATATTGTGTTAAACGAGGGCTACGAATGGAACCCCGATTTATCCGAAGAACTGCGCAACTACGTCAAGAAAGGCCTCGCCGCTCACGCTGCCCCGCGGGAATTTGAAGTAGTCCCGGGCATACCGAAAACAAAAGAAGGCGCCAACGACCGTAAAGCCCTCAAAGGATGGGCCCTTGGGTTGAAATAAACTGTACGCCAATTTAAAAACACCGGCAGAGCTGTGGCTTTGCCGGTGTTAAGCCATACTGTTCATAAGGTTTTGGGCTAAGTTATAAAATCAAAACCTCAGCAAATGGTGTCTTTATACTTGTATTCAAAAACATTGTCTTGGGTTTTATATGATCAGGATAAAGTGCAGCCCCCCTATTAGCTTCGAAGCCTTACTTATTTCCATGTGTAGCGCGTTCTCAAGTGAGTATACTGATTGAATTTCAAAATTTTATCATGCTGCAATCTTCCAACCACTATACCACTATGAATATTTAGCTTCTCGGCAAAAAATATAATGCTGGATTCCGTAATCTTCCCTTTAGCAAGGAAATTTCTATATTCCTTATCAGGAATTAGCTCATTCGCAGCAAACTTATCAGCTTCTTTTTCCTGTTGTTCGTTTTCTGCATTTTTTTCTTGGGTGACAAAAACCTGTTTCTTACTATGCAACAAAATATGGCCCAATTCATGAAAAAAACTAAACCAAAAAATATCAGCAAACGAACCTCTTAAGCTTAACTGAATCATTGCTTTGTTCGGAGTTAACCATTTGGTTGCGCCATTGGCATAGGTTTTTTTGAAATGCGGGACAAATACCAACGCCACTCCGCATGATGCACATATTTCTTGAATTACAGGACAGAACTCATCCGGAGGTTTTATGCTAAGTTTCCGAAATTCAATAATTGCGTTTTTTAATTTATCTCTATCAAAAGGTTTTGTATTAATCTTTTGAGCCAGTATTTCTCCACATCTTAACCAGGCTGCAAGCGAAAGAGCAGAAGCATCTTTAATCCCCGATTTTCTAAATGCTACCGGCATAACATCAGGGATAAGATTTAAAGATGCAACGCCAAAAAAATTTCTTAAGTTAACCACCCTATCCCTGATTCTTCTAGTAGGTTCCACCCAATTCAACCTGGCAATTTCCGAGTATGGGATTTCTTTCGCAATTTCAATTTCTTCGTTTATTTTTTCCTCCGCTTCTATCCGCGCTTTGGTTTCTTGATAGTTGGCCTCTAACTTATTCCAAAAAGATGCCGGAATTCCCAGTACATTTTCTAATTTAAGAGACGTTTCCTGACTTATGGATGCTTTTCCATTAATAATTTCGCTAATATGCTTTTCAGTCAAACCCATTCTCTTAGCTAATTCCTTTTGAGACATACCTATATCTTCTATATGTTCTTTTAGGGTTTCCCCGGGCGGAATTGCTATGCATGCCCTGAAATTTTGATTACTGGCCATGGTAATCAAACACCCCCACCACTCTTACTTTTTTCACTTTATAGTAATCCACCTGATTCAAATTAGCCTCCTCTTCAAAAATTGGCTCAAAAATTAGCCTCAAGGGATGCTCTAAATCCAATGCAAACATGCCCTTGAGGTTCTCCTTCAATTGGTGACAACGTCCTATCCTGAACTCCAACATCAAACCTAAAGATTCTATAGCCGTTAATTCGTTCATCCGCTGGACAATTTTTCTGGCGTTTTGGGGACCGTACTTCCTTATCAATTTTCGCTTGTCCTGGCAAAGCTTTTCAAACTTTTTATCTTTATAATCAATATACACCAAAATCCCCCGTTTTGTCAATTTTTATTAACCTAATGGGTTAATTATTTTCATGCTCATACCGTAAAGCCAGAAATTAGCACATACCGGGTACAGCCCCCAGAGGGTAGCTCACCCCAGAATCTTCCTCACCATCTTTTCAATATAACTGGCCCTGTCGTCTGCCTGAAACAGAATATTCCGCTTCTCCATCTCCTCTTTGCTGAGTTTGGTGCCGGTGTTAATCAGGTTAGCATATTCGGTGTTGGAGATAATAAAAGAGTTCAGGACAATGCTACTGTCGCCAATTTCCTTTTCTTTTTCTTTGATTGTTTTATGAAACTGGATTTTAGGGTCATCTATGGACATGTTGCGGATGCCTTTCGGATCAACAAAGGTAATGTACTGCTTTCCGTTGTAAAGAATCCACAGGATAAAATCCGGAAAGAAATTACCTGCCTCAAAAAAGCCTACCCCTTTACCACGCGTCTGGTTCCTCAGCAGATACAGTTCCTTGTCCTTAAAGAATTCCCGGTTGGTCTCGCAGAAGGCGCGCAGATCAGTAACAAATTGATACTCACCTTTGTTTAACGGCGCGGGGGAGACGGTAGCAACACTGCCTTCCTGATAGGCCAGAGGCTTGTACAAGTGCTGTTCAAACTCAAAAAGCTCCAGTCCGGCAAAGTAGAAATGCTCCATTTTCCTCGATTCAAGAAGCTGCTTTAGGTACTCCAGTTTTTCCTTCAGCGTGGTCTCCGCTACATCATAGGTAACTCTGTACTCATGGATAAAGTTTCTGTCCGCTTCGTTTAAGTCCCGGTACTCCATAAAGGGGGCTTCCCATTCTTTTTTACGGTACATGTAATAACGCTCGCAATATTTTTTCAACAGGGCAACGGCAATCTCCTCCCAGTTTCGGACCCTGGAAAACCTGCTACCAAATTGCAGTTCTTCTTCTGGAATATAAAGGATATACCAATCCTGACGGTACAGCAGTTCTTTGATTTTTTCCCTGGACAGGCTCAGGTTATACCAGGCCCGCTCGTTTTTAAATTTCTGCAGCTCAAAATATATCCGCTCCAGGTTCATAAAGGCCACGTGTCTGGCCTCCAGCTTGCCTTCATTCATCACTTCGGGCGCGGCTTGTGCAGTGGCCTTTTTCCGGCTTTCAGCCCTTTGTATCCTGGGGTACCAGTTGACCATTACATGGCCTATTTTCATGCCTGGCGCCGGGGGCTCCAGCACCGGCCGCGGCCCCTTCTTTTTAAAGGAATTGATATCAATATCCTTCAAGTCCAGGGTTTTTAATTTCAGGCCCCGTCGGGTGTAATCCTTGATGACCGGCAGTTTGATAATTTCCGTATCCTTTTCGGTTTTAATCCCTTCACTTTCCAGAATGTCCCTGAACTGCTGCATGTAGTCGGAACGAACGCCAAAAATATTCAGGGTTTCCAAAACATCAATATGGGCCGGCTTTTTTATGTCAAGCTGCAGCGCTCCACTTCGTTTTAAGGACATGCCATAGCCCTTGAGGCGGACTCCGCGGCCAAACATCTGGATAATTTCCGACCCTTCGCTGCGGCCAATGTTCATCAGGCCCATGGTGCTGACCCGCCAACTGCTCCAACCCTCGGTGAATTTCTTGGATCCGATGAGGACGTTAATCTTTGAATCCCGGTTGTTCAGCCGGTGAAACAGGGATTCGGAAAACTGTTCTTCAGTTACATTCAGCTCAGAGTAATTGTCGCACAATTTGCACAGGGCAGAAGTATCCCCCACGTTAATTACCCCGAAGGGCGGATTATCCCCCAGGCGCAGGGCAATTTCGCTGTCCACTCCTTTCAGATTTACTACGTGCAGCGTGGCCCCGGAATGGGTTGCATGAAAAACAGTCTGGAGTAAGTCGGAGTACAGGGCTTCCGGAGTCATTGCCAGAGACGTCAGATATGTAAAGGCATTCCGGAAAATCTCTCGCCCTTTTTCATCCAGTAGCCCCGGCCTGCCACTCATAAGCCTCTTTATAATTTCAACACTCTCTTTTTCTTCCCTGGCAAAACGGGCTATAAAAAGCAGGATATCAGTGACATCGGACACCTTACGGCCCCGTTCCGTCCGGACGGCATTGACACTGCTGCCCACAAAAACCAGCAACGGTTTTTCCAGCAGAAAGGGACGCAGCGCACTTTCCCGCTCACCGTAAAGCTTCAACTGCTGATAAAAAGTGAGCAGGCAGGCGGTAAGGTACAGGCGGCGGACATCTTCATTGGAATCATCGGGCAGGTTGAGAATATGAAAATCTTTTCCGTAACCATCGTTATAAAAATACCGGTAAGAATAATCAAATAAAATGCACCTGGCATATTCCTGCTGGAGTGCCCGGTTGCCCGCCACGGCCTGGCCGAATGTGGCCGAATACTCAAAGGCAAAGCCCTGTTCGCTCAGGCGGTCCCGCATCTTTTTCCACTCTTCGCCACTGGAACCCCGGTGCCCTTCGTCTACCAGGACCAGGTTATTGCCCTCAAATACCTCTACGGCAACAGTCTTTTCCCCTGATTCTTCCCTGATGCGCTGGATATTGATAATGGACACGCTCTGCTTACGGAACAGGCTGCCCTGGTTCTTATCAAAGAGTTCAGCCTCAATGCCGGAAAGCTCAAACTCACGCAGGTGCTGGACAGACAGGTCTTCCTTGGGGGTCAGCAGGATAACCTGGTTAAGTTCCTTTTCCCTTCCGTGCTGTTTCAGGTAGTGCAGGTACTGAAGGATATTCACATGCATAAGCAGGGTTTTGCCGGAGCCGGTGGCATTCCAATAAGCCAGCTTTTTCAGGTCAGCCGCTGTATATTTTTCGATCCCAGCATTTTCCTGCTCATTAAACTTCTCTACAAAGGCATTTAAATCTTCAAGTAGCCCTTCCGGGTCGGAGAAATAACGGTCCAGGTAAATCTCGGTAAACAGCAGGGACAGGTACTGGAAATATTTCCACCGTACCGGTTCTTTCCGGCGCCGGTTAATGTGCATGGTATGGCGGACAATATTCTCATCATAGCGGCGGAGCATGTCAGCAGTAAGCTTTTCCCGGTCAAAAAGCCGGTTCGTCAGGTAATGGCAATAGTGCGACACGTTATCACTGTCCAACCATTCCAGCTCCGGCCCCTTCATCCCGGCCACCAGGTCATCAAAATTGCTAACTTCAAACAAACTGAGCATATATCTGTTAAGGACCAGCCGCCTGTTAAAGGGAACGGTCTGATTCCCCGGCGATGTTGTTCGGCGAGTCGTTCTGGGCATTTGCTTCCCCCCTTATACGTCCTGTACGTCAAACATCAGGCGTTTGAATTCTTCCTCGATAAGCCGGACCTTCCAGTTGTCCTCGTCCCGTCTCATGTTTTCCAGGTGGTTATCCCCGTTCACATAAATATAATCAAACTCATTGTCTCGCGGATTATACTGGCTTTTGCTTA
This genomic interval carries:
- the nifS gene encoding cysteine desulfurase NifS, whose amino-acid sequence is MEKIYLDHSATTQTDPEVAKVMCDFMVNHFGNPASVHSFGREAKKHLEDARERVARCIGAEPSEIIFTSGGTEADNLAIRGAAYANRKKGNHIITSTIEHHAVLDTCKSLEKEGFKVTYIPVDEHGLVNVADVEKAITDETILITIMHANNEIGTIQPIKEIGALARERGILFHSDTVQTVGKIPVNVDELNLDMLSVSAHKFYGPKGVGCLYMRKGARVLPITFGGSQERNKRPGTVNVPGIVGFALAMEKAVNSLDEQIPYQTRLRDKLIKGIMERVEHVRLNGHPTKRLPNNVNMSFEFVEGESLLLSLDMKGIAASSGSACTSGSLDPSHVLLAIGLPHEIAHGSVRMTLGKDNTEEQIDYVLEVLPEIVDRLRAMSPLYQKKKECCPNV
- a CDS encoding RrF2 family transcriptional regulator — translated: MKVSTKGHYGVQAMFDLAQHFGEGPVSLKSIAERQGLSEPYLEQLIAVLRKAGLVKSVRGAQGGYILAREPRDIKVGDIIRVLEGPIAPVECVSQDDPEHCLKFDFCVTKSVWEKVKKSIEEVLDSITLADMLKDAEEAQMAQGYMYYI
- a CDS encoding DUF1540 domain-containing protein; translated protein: MPQQQHIHCTVNTCHYWASGNKCDASEIVVVSDAFAAATPDRVDATQAVNLDQTPTGNCMETCCKTFVRKGSGDERLDGIYKQS
- a CDS encoding AAA family ATPase, whose amino-acid sequence is MDLFELNRQNQLKKEAPLAVRMRPRTLDEFVGQEQIVGPGKLLRRAIEADQLSSVIFYGPPGTGKTTLAKVIANTTKAFFVQVNAVTSGVAELREVIQNAKERLGMYGQRTILFIDEIHRFNKSQQDALLPYVEDGTIILIGATTENPYFEVNAPLRSRSRIFKFESLSNDDIRKLLWRALQDKEAGLGNYKVDLTEEALEHLVDISSGDARTALNALELAVLTTAPDEKGVRKITLEVAEESIQKRAVLYDKSGDYHYDVISAFIKSIRGSDPDAALYWYARMTHAGEDQRFIVRRLIVHASEDIGMADPQAMLMAHAAWNALETVGMPEARIPIAQCIIYLATAPKSNSVICAVDKALADAEKERAGEVPPHLRDTHYKGARELGHKGYLYPHDYPGHYVDQQYMPDNLVGRQYYHPSDQGLEVEIKGRLWRLKGGITHPEKG
- the acsA gene encoding acetate--CoA ligase, yielding MDGNLIQALPGPHNLDNYEKVYKNFDFASVEKEFSWFETGRINIAYEALDRNVTEKGLADKTALYYTNGPRVEEYTFGQLKKLSDKFANVLKKFGVKKGDRVGMFLPRSPELYISFLGILKIGAIVVPLFEAFMEEALKDRLGDCEAVAVVTSPDLKSRLPLQHLPALKHVFVVDNEKGGNVSATEIDWHQEMQAAPDTEAMVWVDRETPMLVMYASGADGKAKGVIHVHNGMVGHYITGKWVHDLQPDDVYWCTADPGWITGIVYGFLTPWMFGLPIVIKGGRFKAEDWCETLEKYGVTVWYSAPTAFRMIISGGDKLLEKYDLSKLRHILSVGEPLTPEVMEWSMAKLGIPIYDTWWMSETGMNMICNYRCLPIKLGSIGKPFPGITAAIVDDDGNELPPNKIGNLALKAGWPSMLRGIWGSEEKYKEYFKFQPWFISGDSAYRDEDGYFFFQGRVDGVINTAGERVGPWEVENKLREHPAVKDAGVAGKPDALRGEIVKAYIVLNEGYEWNPDLSEELRNYVKKGLAAHAAPREFEVVPGIPKTKEGANDRKALKGWALGLK
- a CDS encoding HigA family addiction module antitoxin; protein product: MASNQNFRACIAIPPGETLKEHIEDIGMSQKELAKRMGLTEKHISEIINGKASISQETSLKLENVLGIPASFWNKLEANYQETKARIEAEEKINEEIEIAKEIPYSEIARLNWVEPTRRIRDRVVNLRNFFGVASLNLIPDVMPVAFRKSGIKDASALSLAAWLRCGEILAQKINTKPFDRDKLKNAIIEFRKLSIKPPDEFCPVIQEICASCGVALVFVPHFKKTYANGATKWLTPNKAMIQLSLRGSFADIFWFSFFHELGHILLHSKKQVFVTQEKNAENEQQEKEADKFAANELIPDKEYRNFLAKGKITESSIIFFAEKLNIHSGIVVGRLQHDKILKFNQYTHLRTRYTWK
- a CDS encoding type II toxin-antitoxin system RelE/ParE family toxin, producing the protein MYIDYKDKKFEKLCQDKRKLIRKYGPQNARKIVQRMNELTAIESLGLMLEFRIGRCHQLKENLKGMFALDLEHPLRLIFEPIFEEEANLNQVDYYKVKKVRVVGVFDYHGQ
- a CDS encoding DEAD/DEAH box helicase family protein, which produces MPRTTRRTTSPGNQTVPFNRRLVLNRYMLSLFEVSNFDDLVAGMKGPELEWLDSDNVSHYCHYLTNRLFDREKLTADMLRRYDENIVRHTMHINRRRKEPVRWKYFQYLSLLFTEIYLDRYFSDPEGLLEDLNAFVEKFNEQENAGIEKYTAADLKKLAYWNATGSGKTLLMHVNILQYLHYLKQHGREKELNQVILLTPKEDLSVQHLREFELSGIEAELFDKNQGSLFRKQSVSIINIQRIREESGEKTVAVEVFEGNNLVLVDEGHRGSSGEEWKKMRDRLSEQGFAFEYSATFGQAVAGNRALQQEYARCILFDYSYRYFYNDGYGKDFHILNLPDDSNEDVRRLYLTACLLTFYQQLKLYGERESALRPFLLEKPLLVFVGSSVNAVRTERGRKVSDVTDILLFIARFAREEKESVEIIKRLMSGRPGLLDEKGREIFRNAFTYLTSLAMTPEALYSDLLQTVFHATHSGATLHVVNLKGVDSEIALRLGDNPPFGVINVGDTSALCKLCDNYSELNVTEEQFSESLFHRLNNRDSKINVLIGSKKFTEGWSSWRVSTMGLMNIGRSEGSEIIQMFGRGVRLKGYGMSLKRSGALQLDIKKPAHIDVLETLNIFGVRSDYMQQFRDILESEGIKTEKDTEIIKLPVIKDYTRRGLKLKTLDLKDIDINSFKKKGPRPVLEPPAPGMKIGHVMVNWYPRIQRAESRKKATAQAAPEVMNEGKLEARHVAFMNLERIYFELQKFKNERAWYNLSLSREKIKELLYRQDWYILYIPEEELQFGSRFSRVRNWEEIAVALLKKYCERYYMYRKKEWEAPFMEYRDLNEADRNFIHEYRVTYDVAETTLKEKLEYLKQLLESRKMEHFYFAGLELFEFEQHLYKPLAYQEGSVATVSPAPLNKGEYQFVTDLRAFCETNREFFKDKELYLLRNQTRGKGVGFFEAGNFFPDFILWILYNGKQYITFVDPKGIRNMSIDDPKIQFHKTIKEKEKEIGDSSIVLNSFIISNTEYANLINTGTKLSKEEMEKRNILFQADDRASYIEKMVRKILG